AAATCTTCTCTTTATTCCTGTGGACATTCCCTGTACTGGAAAATACAGAAGTCAGCTTTGTCCAAAGAAGGGATCGATTTTCTGTGAGCTGTTTTGATTTCCGTTCTATAAAAACATAAATTGATTCGGTTACCTTTTTTGAATATAGCGTTGTTACGGTTGAgcgattttgttatttttccaatAAGTGGTTCCACCACAGTTAACTACGCATAAACTAAATTAAATGATTACGCTCAATTGAATGACACCATTTGGATACAATGGCAAATCAACAAATTCAGGTGTAGCTCCCAAGTACTCATCCAGTGGTAGATATGCCAATGCAACCAATTTTTCCACGTCACGGTGAATTTCAATCTCCAATTCCCTTGCCTAAAGTGCTGACAAGGGAAATTAACTTTATTGACTTTGAAACTTTCTGTCCATTCCTTAAGATCGTCACCCACTCGTTCACTACACTGGAAAACCCCGTCAATGTTGAAAACAATTGAAATAGAAGGACTGACTACTTTGTTTGACAGCAAAAAATAACCAGAATTggattttttgaaatattttctaatccAATTATCCTTTTTGTTAGCGATTATGCATTGAATGATATCATCGTCCATATTATTGACTAAATTAGTCACATCCCTCACACTAGTAATatacttaccatatatataccCCAAATTAACAGTTCCTGTTATTGGAACTGGTTTGACGTAAGAAGAATTAGAGTTTGAtgatatttccatttttttagaGAGCCGATTAATGGATAAATCGAGCAAATATATTTTCCGTTGATGAATCTGTACATTCTCCCTCAACTATTGTGAATACAGCAGTTGTACTTGCTTGGATCTCTGTCTATCGTTGCTAGCCATCAGCATATTGTTGGTCCCAGTCAGCAGAGCTGTCTCTAACTTGAAATGATGTTCCAAAATCATAAATCTGTCTTTATCATttcctataaaaataaaaatgactaaattttGTAGTAAATCAGCAAAATCGTATTATGTAATAAAATACCGACTTTTTCCATTCTTAATAAGCTGAATTTTCATATCAATCACGTCAATTTTAAGCTGGGAAGAATCGTAAATAGCAACTGCGTTCAAATAAGTCTTTCTGTCCTTCGAAGAATCACATTGATCCAGCATTTTGGAAGCCCCGTTCTTGATTAGGACTTCTAGCTTCCTCTTTTCTGTCAAAAATGACATTCTGTCTTCAATATAACTCAATCGGAGTCTAATATTAGTTTGGTGGCAAACCTATCGAAATAGTCTCCAATATTCCGACGTTATCGTTAATCTCCTTCAAGTCTGTCATCAATTGGTCGATAATAGTCGCTTCTTGATCGATAAAGTGCTTGAACCTGCTTGTTGAACGATTGTTGTTAGAGTTTTTCATGGCGTGGGcagaatttttcatttttagctCTTTATCGATGTTCCGTCTGATTTCTCGAGCACATTCGTTCAATTTTTTGACAATTTCAGGGATTTTTGAAGAAGGGTTGATGTGGTATTTGTCGTAGAACTCATTCCATGAACTCATTTTATATAAActaaattgattaataaaaattaaaattaaaaatagcaattaaattTTAGATATAATTCTATGTACAAAAATTAGTTGCGAATGTAATAAAAAAGCCGAtattaataactaaataaacaATGTAGTCTGAAACAAAGAAGCGCACAACAAAAATTATCAGCTTGAGAATACGCAATTTATTTATGagattattattaaaaacaatttaattaaaaacTAACAATTAAATctcttataaattattttgtatattttaatattaaaaattaaagaaatttcgATTTAATTAAACAAACGGCTAATGATTACAGTGCGACCTCGTATTGGGGAAATTTTTCCCCAATTTTGAGGTTTTCCCCCAAAAAAAGGTTTTCATTAAATTTAGGTCTCGCCTGTTCGATATCTCTCTTAATAATATAACCGAGACGGATaactacaatttttattttttaataaaaaaatcagttaatttaatcgagtgttttgttttttttcacatcGAACTCATAATATTTGCTGGTACATATGTAGTAGTTGGCGGCCACTTTTTAGCGaatttaaaaaaactatattttttttggtgaataattacctttttaaataatattactataaaaaaattaattatttttatacaaaattattaattatttttattttagttttgattcTGGGGGACAATGTAAGGCAATGCACTCCATGATTgtttcaaattctttctttttggcTGTCTGTCGCCAAATGAACTCCGTAAAATAACTATTAAGGTGTTGTCTGACTGTTCCCCTTTGTTTTCTATTACGCCATTTGGCGCTACTCCACATTCTaaggaataattatataattaggaAACCTTTCAATATGTTGGGTGTGTGCACCCGTAGTTGgatcaacaaaacaatatctgtgattCACTTGCAGGTGCTGATATCCTGCATCCTGAAGATCTTTTGTTGAATAACCCTTCCAGCAGTCTGATATGAGAATGGTGCCTTCTTCTACATTCTCAAGAATAGCCTTCGTAAGGGTCTTCATTGTTCTGTCAGGTATTGCTTCTAAGAAGCATGGTTCGTTTCTCTGCAGATTCCGCCGAAAACCCATTGCTCAGGCAACATTCTGCCTCTGTTGTATTTCCTTTTTGAAAAATGACTTTCGTCAATTTCCACAATCATTCCTTCACCgcctattatattataaatttacgcaCACCTATTTTGGATCTCTGACGAGATGTCAATGATAGCATGCAAATTTCACGCATGTAGATTGACCAGTCCACGGTTGTATGTGAAGCCCAACCAAGATTTTCCATGCATATCTCCATAGAAGATATATTTTTTGCCCACAGGTAGACAAACCGGATTATCTTCGAATGGTACTTTGGTTCCTGCTAACCACGTTCCTGTTGagttttaatgatataaataccAGTTTTTAGACTCGATTTACTTCGACAGCCCCTTCTGTAGCAATTCCAAGCCGGAGAGCTGCCAATGTTTAAAGTCATTTGGTGTCCGTTGCGACACACTTTTTTTTTGGGATGATTCCTCTGGATTGCATGAAATTGATAGCTTCTGACATATTTGTGGGTAGATTGAATAGATTGACCTCACTTCTCATTTAAATTAAAGTAGCgtgggattttattatttttatattgtattatttttaattatatattttttttaactaaaaaaaatatagtttttttaaaattcgctaaAAAGTGGCCGCCAACTACTACATATGTACCTATTTGCTTTGAATCTGAATAGATCAAGTACATTTTCCGGAGTCTCTTGCTTAATAACATTTAGCAGCATTGTGAATGCGCATTCCGCATTGTTTATAACTTGTTGATCATCCAAATGTTCCATAAATGTTCGCTGCAGTCCTCTTCATCACTACTGTTATCATCCTAGAAACTCTCCAAAATCGTATTTTCCACAATATCGGAATTAATCAGACTTTCTTCGATGTCCTCTTTTTCCCGACAGTCATATTCCAAAGCTTTTTCAAAGCAATGTTGTATTGAAGTGTCTGTAATCTCGTCCCATGCCAATTTCGAACATGAAATAGCATCCAATATTGTGATTCCCTTTATTGCTTCATCTATTTGCCCTGCAGGATTTTTTATCATAGATAATTGTTTTCATAATCCAGTTATTAAAATGATTCTTAAATGCCTTTATTATCCCTTGGTCACATGGCTGAATTAAGGAACTTgtatttttggaaaaaatattacGTCGACGTTTGAAAGTTGAGAGAAACAGCATGACAAGTTGCATTGTCAATAACAAtgctattttccttcttttctctctcatttcctcgTTAAATCGAGATAaccaattttcaaaaatattttttgtcatcCAGGCTTTGCACGAAGCATCATATTCAATGCCAatttctctcagattcacaccttTTATACTCTTGGTGACTTCGTACGCCCATTATAAGCGGTTTATATTTTTCTCCTGTGTAACTGCAACACAAAAGAAGTGTCATacgttcttttcttattttatgtccgcTGTGTGACtcatttttttcaacaaaactcCTTTTGGAAACAGCTTTATAAAATAATGCAGTTTATCACAGTTGAAAATGTTTTCTCCCCC
Above is a window of Octopus sinensis unplaced genomic scaffold, ASM634580v1 Contig14024, whole genome shotgun sequence DNA encoding:
- the LOC118761484 gene encoding uncharacterized protein LOC118761484 encodes the protein MSFLTEKRKLEVLIKNGASKMLDQCDSSKDRKTYLNAVAIYDSSQLKIDVIDMKIQLIKNGKRNDKDRFMILEHHFKLETALLTGTNNMLMASNDRQRSKQVQLLYSQ